The Palaemon carinicauda isolate YSFRI2023 chromosome 7, ASM3689809v2, whole genome shotgun sequence DNA window GACTTCCACATGTCaccagacatcctctttgcaacttgttgcgaaaaacctctctgaTAGAGgggatgctggacagtctccaggctgGAAGCCGTAAAGATGGGACGCTATTGTAGAAGATGttcgtgtgtggttgtttgagtagatctgacCGTGGAGTAAGTTTTTTCGGGAGATCTACTATGAGGCGCAGAAGgcctggaaaccattctgcatgatgccatagtggagctactgTATTAGGGCCATCATTAAGTTGTTGGATGCTCTAGTTTCGTTGAGCACTcgtctcatcagacagaacgggggaaaggagtacatgtcgatgttgtctcaccgttgttgaaatgcatcctacCACAGAGTGAgggtctggcactggggagcagtacttCAGGAGCCTGCAGTACAGGGACGTTGTGAACAGATTAAGCGCGAAGTTTGCGACAAAGTTGTGCTGCCATCTTCGAACAAAGGTGTAAACACGTGTGTTCTGGTAATTATAAAGCCGCtagaataacataacataacaaagctcaaaatatattaaacatggtgcctaagagagaatcagtgaaaggtgcagtgggtgtgagtgtgagaaggaaggaagtgaaagggggaaaaggagaggaagaatattcaaGTGACTCTGACCATGAAGAAAGGATGGCTGGTCCAAACGACTGCGGATGGTGCAAAAAAGGGGTAAGATCGAACCAAGAAGCGATACATTGTGATTTGTGTGATGTATGGTTTCACATAGGCTGTGGTCAATTAGAAAGGAGTGAATTTAAGAAAATCAGTGAATCTAAACATGCCCGATGGTTCTGTGGTAGGTGCAGGGGGgatttcaaaaacttgaaggcagaaaacaagaaacttaagaaacagtatgatgagctcagggataatttcatagggctgcaggatacGGTAGATGAGTTAAAAAAGGAGATTAGGTCATTGGTGGATAATAATATGATAGGAACGGGTCAGCTGACAAGAGAAGAAGTTAGGGAGGAAGTCAGggcagagatgatagaaataagggaaaaggagaaaaagaaaaacaatatagtaattttcaatataaaagaaagtacaaaagttgataataatgaaaagctgagagatgattttgataaatgtgggagtttgattaatgtcgagttaggaatgaatgatgtggaaattgaagaagtgggtaggttaggcaaaccaagggaagagagagaggaacaaggacaaagacaaaaaccaaggcccctgctagttaagcttaaaagcaccaaggaaaaatggggaataattgcaaggggcaaacacctcaggaaatcaacaaaagaggagttgagacaagttttcattgcacctgacctcacttttagggaaagggaaaaagaaaggaagttgctagaggaattgagagagaaaaaagaaaatggagaacaggggtggtacataaagagaggagaactagtaagaaacgacaattttcgtcaagaagcaaacgcaagcagagcgaattaggaaaggtataaatttagacaaaaaagttaaccaatgtataagaatatgcctgttaaatatccaagcactaaccaagcagaaattaatagaaatagaaaaagagataaacacaaataaagttcatatattttgtttgacagaaacgcaccaaaaaatagataaaatacagctgagtaaaggtctgttaaagttagaaaaaagaagggattttaaagacaaaaagggtggagggttaatgttaatttttaaaaacaataatatcactGAAGTAGAGGAAATAGAAACCAAACATAGCGATATTATAATGGTACAGAGCAAAATCCACAGcttagtattcctgataatactggtatatttcgcagcaggaaatacagaagatagaaaaagagatcaagaattgaaagtggaatgtgaaaatttaatacaaaaagcaggagaaacaacacctttgctagttatgggggattttaacggccacgttggatttcttgggcaccaacaagtagacagaaatggggaaatggtgctagattggatgggtaaccacaacctaacactattaaatggagatgaaaggtgctcaggactatacacatggaatagacaagatcagcatagtgctattgattttgtacttgcaaatatgctatataaaaaatttaaatgtatggaaatagatgaagataaaacaatattagatatatcagatcacaacttaataacagtagaattggaagcaaaaacaaatagcgaaaataattacaataaagggaagtgggaagaaattacatattatagcagtgacgcaaaagatatagacgaatatgtgaaatctatagagagaaaacttgtcagcaaggatgtaaaaaatattgatgagctaaacataataatggcagaaatgaaacaagaacatttggctaaaacatataggagaagggtaacaaatgaagggaagaacaaagaacaaccttgggtaaccgaggaaataagaagaaagattaaggaaagaaaggaacttaatagaaaaaagagaaatgaaaaagatattaggataaaaagagaattagaagaaaaatacaatcataagaagaaagaagtacaaatactggtgaaagagagcataacgttatatgagaaaaagaagaccagggagataagagatgataaaaacaataaactatgggaaaacataaacaaattaagaaatagcaaagaaataaaaagcgaggcaatacaattatatggagagagaggaaataaactatcagatgaagaggctaaagaagaattagtaaaattttggaaaacagtctacaacacacatgaaaatagaataactgagatctggaatgaggaggaggagagtgaatacctggataatttgagaagagaaaacgacattataactgtaaatgaatatagtatacctgaacatctaagggagcattacgatgctgtacttaatgtcgaaggaataattaaacccatgcccgccgctgaaatgagtaaaggtaaattagaaaaatacttaaaacgtctaaagaaaggtaaagcagcagggccagatggactaaagccagactactacaaagcaatgatgatgagtgatatatgcaagaatacactagtgaactgctacaaagaggaactagccagcaaagaaaaacccaaaagctggaaagaatccagaacaaaaatgttaaaaaagaaaaacaagccaacagcaaaggaattgagacctatagctctcacaaatgtatcatataaaatatacatggcttttatcaaggatgaaatagaaaggcatttaaaaagtaataatgccatagaggatagtcaagcgggatttacagaaggaggaaggattgaggataatatattcatcttacaatacatggtcgaagaaactttcaaaaataagaaaaaactcatagtggcctctttagatttcaaaaaagctttcgattccataaaaagggaagcactgatagaaacattaaagcaatacaaagtacatactagtataattaactctatagctgaagtgtatgtgggagactcgactacgttagacataggggaaagagtagaacaaaaattgagcgtaagcagtggaataaagcaaggctgtactgcctctacaacattattcaaattaattacttatcagattataaaacaagtagaaagggaaggtaatggttttaaaaatgatattataaagctagtagtattattttttgctgatgatgtcctagtgcttgctgagaatatagaggatgctgaattaaacataaggaaagtgatagatataggaaagcagtgtggtttagacataaatagagacaaaagtagcgtacttatatataatatgaaggagaaaccagataatatagagggaataagagtagtaagcaatattaaatacctaggtatcaaggtagatgatggtaggaatatgttcaaaacacagaaaagtgaaatgatagttaaggcgcaaaagctagccaatcttacatattcgatcatagaaaaaagctgtaataagatactgatagggaaaacatactggaaaagtgtagcactaccttctatattatatggaacaaatgtgattaacttaacagaaacggaaatagaaaagttgcagagaatagagaatggagtgtatagaaggatgttaggggctgtaaagaatacagcaattgtagccctgagaggggatgtaggagcatcagctatgaaaacaagggtaatggatggtaagctgaggtaccttaatagcatttttaagggagaaaaggacctacttacagcaatagtcaatgatatggaagaaaaagagaggaagtggtggatgcatgtgaagaagtatgctgaagaatgtgggatggcgatgagagaagtcaagagatgtacgaaagaggacataaagaagagaacaagagaatgggacacaagcaaatggaagagtgaaatggagtgtaaggagagtttaattttgtataaaaactggaaaagtgaaatcaaggaggaggaagtgtatgacaatacattttcgtcaattttattatttagagcaaggacaaactcattgggcttgaatataagaaacagacaccaagatggaaatataaactgtgtattctgtgatgtagaagaaaatgctaaccactttatattatattgtccacagtttagtgatataagaataaaagcaattgagcttcaacaaccatacgaagaagatagtgcacaaacagttggaaaattccttttttgtgaagagaatattgaaaataagaaaagtatactacaacaaatgtggatgaaaagagaaaaactagtgaaaataaggaacacacaaaactaaaagacacagaggcgccgttgtaaaggctatgcctcaccccagaacctgaacctgaacctgaacagaTCCACTGTCAGGAAACTCCACAGTCAAGACTTtgctggctatcagaggattcaaagaccatacGGAGACCACTATCAGTCtctctctgctcagattgtcagcaagCACAATCCTCTTACCAGGAATGAAGCGAACTGATAGGGAAATCGAATGATCTTCTGACCATtgtagaatctctactgcaagatggcattgGGGCTGCTTAAAGGTACCACCTTGTTtattaagccactactgtggtgttgtcgctcatttaCATCACAGAGTGACCCACCACCAACTGATAGAACTGCTGGagagctagaaaggctgctctcattTCCAAGATATTTATGTGCTGGTAAGGGAGAACAGCTTATTTACAGTGGAAGaaaggtcaaattcattgaaagcacATTACTTACAGTAGGAAAAGTGGTTTTTTCTCTTGGAAATTTACTTCCGTGTTCTAGAATCTTACCGAAAAAGACTATCTTAGTAAGCAAATCAATTAGAACTTAGGAGCTGACCCTATATTATATCTATATGGGGTACATTTCCAAATTAACATTGAATATCAACAAACAAGACACTTACCGTTCAGTGGTATGAGGTTATGCACACCTGCATTTGAGTTTAAACATGAAAATGTAGAATGAGAAGAAAAATCACTAAAGTATACACATTACCCTAATTATATCCATGAGGATGATGGTTAATGAACAAACAATAattgttagggttgtggtggccgatgtgataacgttcctgactggtgatcactaGACTGGGGTTTGTGTCCCActgaaacttgttagttcctttggtcgccgctgcggtttcattgtagtgtattacagggcaatgtaacctaggaaaacaactactttttcttatagaaaaaattacgctctcttcgaaaatgacactcgttcccgtcgcaaattaatagtttcagaaatatatatacatctatatcctccaataatgggggacccccagtgggaactcggggttttgggtggggaaaacatactggggaatcgatatataaacgtaaaacaagccttttcttctctatacattaccttcttgaaattataataaccggaggaaaatacaaaacagtatatctggataaactttggaggcccCGTTACagagattgtgtcatgaaaaaatacagtaaccagtgctgccaacgtccgatgtagatcaaatgttattttgtgacctgtcatactactaggctaggttaggtgggtttgttaggttctgtgccctttttgtactttttatatattgagtaaaacttatatggagaaattatttaaaatacatatggaaatatctatcattactatctttagtaatgtcagcgtgccgttggtaactctgtgtaccatcgtcaacgttggtaacactgtgtattattggtaacgttgctaatgttatcgttcgttcgttagagaagtgacaccgtgcaactcgttatccgaattggttgatctttgtttccgattgaaatgaacatcaaattcggt harbors:
- the LOC137643686 gene encoding uncharacterized protein is translated as MVPKRESVKGAVGVSVRRKEVKGGKGEEEYSSDSDHEERMAGPNDCGWCKKGFSDIRIKAIELQQPYEEDSAQTVGKFLFCEENIENKKSILQQMWMKREKLVKIRNTQN